The nucleotide window gtgtttttttaaagaagctgaaATAGGAGCAGCTCTCCACACCTACATCTACACCCTACCCCAGTTTAAAAAAGTTTAAATTGCTCTGAGATCAGTTTGAAATGCAGTGAAAAACAAAGTTGCTGTAATGCTGAGTTGGGCCACAGGGGGGCAGAACAGTTATATACAGTTATGTGCAAAGGCAGGCAGGCTAGTTTCTGTTGCAGCTAAACTGATGGTGTTTGTTTCTGGAAGATCTTATCCAGTAGCAGATGAACACACTTTCTGTTTGTGGTTtggattaaaataattaattgatCATCTGATAGTGAAGCTGAGTAATTTATCTGATTAATTGATCACTTGAATAATGAATCAGATTAGTCATCTCACCATAAGATAATCTGATTAATAATTGCTAATAATCCTctgattgatttattatattataacttAATCTAATCAACTGTTTGATTTATGATCATCAGATTAATGATTCTGACTCATTCTTGAATTGATTGGCCATTTGATTGTTGAATCTGATCAATCATCCCACAGATTGGTCATCTGATTAATGATTCTTATTAATCTTATTAGTGATTCTTATTATATTCCTCTTTGATGTATCATCTGATCAGATGTTCTGAATCATCACTCTCTTAATAACTAATGAAATAATAACATGCTCCTGTCTGTTCTTTCATGTCAGCTCCAGAGGCATGtcaaccatcttcatctcaggcCTGATGGACTatagctggtagcttctctgtgccacataaaaagggtttgATTGACCGCACTCATTGGTTTGATCTAGACAATACAAAGgggaaagtccaaggagctcagatcagatctgagaaggatgattaTAGATTCAGGAACATCTCTTGGGCCTGTTTCCAAACACCTGCAGATTCTAAGGTCATCAATTCAAACAGCTGTACATAAGAACAAGTCATTGGGAGGTGTCTCCACTTTGCCgaggtctggaagaagacccacCCTCAGACcgtcaccctcagctgagaaaaaagtggtttgtatgattaggaacaacccaagaaccagcAAGGCCCAGCCCTGCCACGATCTAGAAGCTGCTGAAAcgccagtgtcactgtctacagcaGGGGTacaggatgagttggggagttgatgtcactaatgcttttttgtagctaaatgcaatcaaatcctcacagcaatgctccttcaaaatctaaaaAACCTTGACAGTATaaacagtttctccaacaaaagcaggattttaaaaagctatttttaatacccttaatttcagaagatacaatgaatgaggtgtcccaatacttttgtccctatagtgtattATTTCAACAAAGTTGGCgttgtgtttttctttgggAAGGGGGCATGCCAGTTAAAACAAGTTTGAGAATGGCATTTGCAAAGTCCTCACCTCTCTGCCACTCAAATATGTGCTTATAACTGGTATTTTGTATAACTGCAAACATGAGCAAATTTAGTTTTTaaagaagaagatgaatgatGTTCTGCCCCAGTGTGTAAAGTTCTGACTGCAGCTGTTGGTTACTGTATTCTGCAAGTCCTGCCACTTCTCATCTGGCAACATACCCTCATTTCTTCTGAATTTGGTTGGTGACTGCCTGTGGTATTTCTTCTCTTTACTGGTTGTTGCTTTTGAGGTTTGCTGGTTCATCATGATACATAACCAATTATTTCTCTGTGctgtttactctctctctctctctcatatatattatatatatattttttatatgtaggactccatttttgactttttgacataatgaaaGTCCTGCAGCTTCTAAAACAGGTAACATTGCCATTTAgcatgattaattaattaagcagATTAATGTAAATTGTGTGAGAAATGCTATGTTTGCTCCTGGGTTttcacagagcagctttacagaatcagtaaaaaagacaagaaatgaacaacataagaagacgtGAAAAAgtcccccagtgagcagccaaagaccaccgTGCAGGAgtacctccctcagagctggaggaagaaaccttaggaccatcctcctctgatcagaaatCACAGAACCACCGACTGTTGTACTGCTCTGGTGTGGAACATAATCTTAATATGTTATTATAATCATAGTGGAGAATAACTGAGTATAGTCATAGTAGTGATAGagagttaagagtccatgtagtttttaacatggtcattagacaggtagcagtggtaggagggtgggcagctggtctggctcgggtggtgggggagcctggtgggtggcagctggtctgacacaggtagagagGACCCCAGCGGTCTAACAGGTCAGGCCTGAGAAAGACaaactttacacatgcatttgttgacaagctgagagctccagaagcttgatctgaaggtggagcagcatgtgggctgaggcggaaaagtaatactacaggattttacactaatatgactctatgggttctgcagcattacacagcagttctggagagaggttctcctcctgcagctccaccaccaaacctccatagtgcagtagcactTCACAACTTGTTTTTAAAGGGTTGGATCATATGAAGCTGATTAGCTTGTTTAGTTCAGTTGTTAAATGTGATGTACTTGCTAGTTTGTTTTGCCTGCAATGATTTAAAGTTTGTGATTTTACTCTGGCTATGAGTTTCAAATGTGTGTTAGGCTTTAGTAAGGGTGTAATGGTGCATGTGAATACTGAATTGTATTAATTTGTTCATAATGAAGAGATACAAGAGGCTCTTGGCATGAAAGTTTATTAACCCCTGCCTTGCTGATTGCTGATTGGTGTTTGGAAATGAAAGTAAATGCATTTTTGGTTGCTTAAGCATGATGTTGCATGAAGCACTTTGATGTAAACCGTGGTGTCTGTGTACCGCCACACAACCAGGGCACTGTTGAAAGAGTTAAATgggaagttggggccaaaccAATGATTGGGAGCTCAACTGCATATGAGTCAAACACTGACTAAGAACTGGCCAACAGTACTTTTCCATCTTTTCAAACACAATGCTTCATTGGTAATTTGTacatttaataatgaataataaacatttaataatgaataataaacatttaataatgAAACAACATGGTTGAAGTTGagtttcagctttaattcaagggttTAACATAAATGAGTCATTAATGaaattacagacatttttacgCTTATATTTTTTAAGCTCAGAAGTAATTGAACAATTGACTGACTGATGTTTTCCTCAGTGCTGTAACTTTAACTGTCGTTATTTTACATGTAATAAATGTAGTTCAATATGTGGTTCCTGAacaagatgatgatgataaacatttgctgaaaaaaaaacaacaaaaaaaaaaacagctgaaagCATTGCTCTCTTCAGGGAAAAAtatttatctccaaaatggtgacttatAGGAGAAGACAAAAATATTCTGatctctgaatggaagtcaatgtaaaataagagtttattttaagtaatttagagcatttctatctgtccatttgtccaaatatttacacagtgtaaagaagcTGCTACAGgtttcaaaccatggagaaaactaaaaacgcacaaatatgttttttaatggACAGCCGTGATCACAGTCATATACACAGGTAATTATTTTGTGCACATTTCAGAACActgtttctatatttatttactaaatttaacagactgaaaaacaataaaacaaacctGAAAAGTGGAATGTAATATATTCAGATATAAAATCAATAATATCACAGCGGATTTCATTTCATAGTTGTCATTTTTCTGCTACATCTTTTCAAATGACTGAAAAAGGATGTTAACCTTTACAaatgtttactgtaaaataatggGGAGGGACGGGGACATCTGAAGGCCATGCCCTGACAGGTAAACCCAAGCTGTGTACTTAAGAAATTCAATGAAAagtttatttattgtaaatacGGTTCCTGTCTCACACAAAATTGTTCCCTGACCTCCTTAAGTTTGTCCAGTGTTTGATTCAGATGATCAAcagtttctttcattttctgaaTAAACTGACTTATGGCTGAATTTCCACTCCCGTCCTTCTGATCTTTGTCTATTTCATACAGTTCTTTGGCATCTTTGACAATAAAGACAATGTCCATCAGAAGAAACACACCTGAGAACACTCCTGTGATTGCTCCAGCTGCTCTCATGGTTCTAGATACCTGCGCTGCCACTTTGCCTATTTCAACAAAATTAATCAGGCGTACAAATTCTGCAGCGTATCCCGCCCCTCTTCCTACCCCGAACCCAATTTGTGCTCTTTGTGTGGACGGATCTGTAAGCCCATCTCTTTGTATCTCATCCAGCCTGAGCTTGATATCTTGCAGGCTTTTGATAATGGGGGAAAGTCTGCTTTGAAATTCTTCCAGAATTGTTTCTATTTCCTCTCGTGAGGTTTTCTGATGGACCATGTCTGTGATGTTGGCTCCAGCTCCTGTTACTCCACCAGCCACTGCTACTCCAATACCTACCCCTGTCACAATCAGTGAGGCACCCAGAGTAAATGGAACCAGGATGAGCCCCACAATGGAGGTAATTCCTCCAGCTGCTCCAATCACTCCCCCTGTTAGGCTTCCGATGGTGGTGTTTCGATGGATTCTCTCCACCCTGTCAGTTATTTCTGACAGTTGATTGACCAGATCCCGGAGTTCATAGATATTGCCGTCAAAGGCTGAGGTGAAAAACTCAATGAGAGACTCATCTGGTGGAACCTCTGTTGAGAACATTGGAGTAACATTATTTGAACTGCATTTCTTGAGGGTAATTATATTCCTATTGAAATAATGAGAAAGATCTTACGATTGTCTATAGAGTGAGGCTGTCCCATGTTGTAATTTGAGTTAGTATTGTCAGAGCTGGGTTCATTGAGAAGTTGTTTGTACTGGTTTGATGAGGCCATTTGAGTCTTTCTTTGGTTCTTCCTGTTTAATTGAGAGATTTTATTAACAGCCTTCAGTTCACTTACACTTTCACATATACCCCACCAGTCAGTTTTAGAACACTCCCAAGTTTCCATtgttttattgacatttaagtCCATTGAATAACTTGCAGTGGCACAAAGTCTTGTGACCTCAAATAGTACAAGGTTAGGCAGCAAACCGCCGGGGCTTTTGAGTAAAATgaactaaaaactgaaaaagtCTTTTGCAGAAAAAGTAATATAGGCATTGGCCGCTAATGTGAACAATCGATCATTTACAACCCCGTTATCTAACTAACATCGAGAAGATTTTTAGAGAAAACTTAAAAGGTCTGGTACAGGAACCACAtcagaagacaagtttctgagagtcaacactTTGTGTAATAGGCAGCTCACACGATAACACCCGGTAACACACCTTAACACTGGACAAGGCCTGGAGCTGCAGGTTCGACTGCAGGTGGAGAGGCAGTAAGAAAGTCAATGCTAAGATGGCAAAATAAGCAAAGCAGACATATGTGGGCCATCAGCACTGACAGTGGACTACTGAAAAAATagagggtgttctaaaacttttgaccagtagtGTACATTGCAAACTGGACATAAATAATATGtctcataaataaaatgactacATTACACTATGCATACTCTTGCTCAGTTCTATCCCAAATTTCCATTTTCTATATACGATGTGTATATTATTGATATccatgaagaaaaatggagatacatagTTGTCACTGGAGAGGAGCAATATATTTATCAAATATATTTTGCAATGTATGAAAATGGCCAAAaatttatgttatatatatttaaaaaaatacatttgaaacATATATTTGGCATGTATGAAATTGGCCaataacatattttaaaatccattttttaaagaaacaagaTATATATGAACTGCAATATATCTACATTAATTTTACTGTATACCTACCTATGAAACGTATATTAAaccattaaattatattttagtaatatttaacTTCAAATATGCTGCATATCTGTGTTTAGAATTTACCCATATAGCTTAAtatgaatgtattttaaaatagaTTTGGTGTATAGACtacatatattataaaacataaggggttataataaaaaatacattttagtgaATGTACTGTATTTGAAATGTatctgaaatgtaaaaaataccTGTCCATTGGTTTATTATCCACATTGCATCTacttttcaagtcaagtcaagtgggtttattgtcatttcaactacatacagagtacacagtgaaacgaaacaacgttcctccaggaccatggtgcaacatagacagtgcatacaaaacacaagtgcaacacaaacaaacaagtgcggacagacaacacagtacagacagaggataataaataatgactgtagtacttcattttattatattcattcctattatatcttatttattatattaaagaaTTTCACTACTAATTGTTCAATGATTATGCATGTGACAAATACACCTTCATTTAATTTGATAGTTTCATTGCTTTGAAATTTTAAATTTGTCAAACAACATGGTAAAAACAATTATGGTTAAAAAACTTAATTTAACAAAGTTTAAATCAGGACAAGGTTTGAAGTGTAGGTCCAAACTCTTTACTGCTGTATCACAAGCATACTATTTCCTAGAAATCAATTAGATATAAAGAAGATTCCATAACATCCCAGCTTCATAACCATATTAGTTACCTACACAAATCATGTACATTTTGCAACGTTTTAATCAGTAGTTTGGTTGCAGTATAATGTTGGGTGAATAGcacagtggtcaccttattgacttgtgtttagtagagtctaagattagaggagctttaaattattagtctatttaaactagctgaggttcttcttatgtaaacagtgaagctcttttgtaagtccctctggagaagagcatctgctgaatgccttaaatgtaaatgtaaatgtaatgtggtACGCAGCTAAAGCTGCTGTTCAGGCAGCCTCATAGTGTCCTGAACTGCACTTACCGCACTGGAGAAGGTCTGAAGTGAGTGAGCTGGTGATCAGTGAGGAACGAGAAGCTCAGTGAATGCTTTGGCTGTAAGAGACGTTTGATCAAAGTCACGGCTGTGTTTCCTTTTACCTTCTAGTCATGTGCTCCGTCAGGGTGTTTATCATTTACAGAAGTTCAGATTCATTAGccatacattttatacattacTATAATCTACATTAAAATGAGTATTCATAAATGAGAATACAGAATTAATAGGAGAATAATCATGAAGAGATAACTATAGGGAAACTAAAAGCAGCACAGAATAGAACCTTACTTTGGCATTTATCCATTCAGTTCATGGAAACACCCCAcccagcatgctcatgtgggctTTCCTTTCAGCACTTCCTCTTAGTTTTATCCTCGACTCCAAATTCTCCTGAAGTCGCTGTTGCATGAGGCTCAAAGCTGccttatgttattttttttttaactttaaacaTGAACTAAaccataaaataatattttaataaatgattattattttttcacaaCCCTTGCAGTGGCGAGTtaagtaaataaagaaatacttccaaaaggcataaagcttatttatatatatatatatatatatatatatatatatatatatatatcctcagGCTTCACAttagccccacatatggatgtgCTCCAGGGCCAGTaatgggatatatatatatatgtacacatatatacatgttCAGAATTTAGCTAGTTAGTATCACTAACTAACTGTATCATATGAGCTTATACTGCAGTGCTAATCTAATTTACAGCTCAACATCAgtttagagcactgctgtgtccttATGTTCTTATTAAAGGGCCGAATAGCTTTAAACTGTTCTAATAAGACTCAACACTGATCCAACAAGGGCGCCAGTCATGTTGCTGTGTTGCTTGTCATGATAAAGCATGTAATCTGAGCTTCCAaactcactgtccactcctcAAAACCCAACGTTCCTGCTAACTCAGTTTTGTGCTTGTACCCATCTCAGTGATTTCTCATcagaaacagtcagaaacagtcctAACAGTCAGAGCCCGAAAGACTCAGGCCTCCATCCTCCTTAACAAGGACACTTCTCACATCCCTCTGCTTTAAACTGCTGCATGTGCATTTTATATGGATTTTTTAGATTGAGTATCTTATTTAATTGGATTGAATTTTGATACCTGCACCAACAGGAATTCTTGGCAAATATCTAATTCAGATTCTGCACTAGTTCTACTCTAACATCACATGACCAATTCAGCCTTAtacacagctcatttacattacataagAGTTTTTATGCTTTAACTTGTTTCTCAAAGTTTCACCTTTATTtctaaaaatgtcaaaaatctaTAAAAGGTCTATACAAAGGTCTGTGTCCTTGTCTTGACCTTTCCTTCCTTGTCTGCACatcagcacatggctctgtttatgtttatttcttGTCTCTGTCTAAGCTCCACCccgtcattagtgttcccacctgtgcctcctttgtatCCCTGCCTTCTTGTTAATCTCAGGTGTCAAGTAGTTCCTTTGTTTCAGTGCTCCTTGTCTGGTCtttaccgtgtgtgtgtgtgtgtgtgtgtgtgtgtgtgtgtgtgtgtgtgtgtgtgtgtgtgtgtgttaacctcCACCTCTGCCTCCGTCTCCAAGCTCCACAACGGTGACAGTCGCGAAGGCAGCAGAACTCGAGCCAAGCATGAGAAAAATGGTTAAGCTGTAACACCCAAACACTTTAAGAATTCCACcagaatctgtttttttttttttttcaaaattttcCATAATGTAAGATGAAAACGTTTGCTAAGCATGCTAGCCCTGTAGGAGGTGACATTAACTAAAAAAGAGAGGCATCAAAACACTACATAAAaggatttaatttaatattttgttatttttgctacTACATCAAATAAGAGACATTAAATGATTAGAAAAAAACCCTGCTGGACCATCTCAGCATGTTTTTTCATGTTCACATGTCAACACCAACCAAACAAATCCAATTTCTATTTAAATTTATGTGGAATTAAATGAAGGGATGACAGTGTTACACCTGACGTCACTGTTGGCACAGGGCGGTGTCATTTACGTCATTACACTGAGTCATTACAGAAATGCTTAGCTAGATGAACTAGAGGAAAGTGTCCCATCATATAGTTATATAACACGTCCCCACTAACATGCTCATATGGGGCTAGGTGGATTTGGGCTTCCCAAAAAatccccattgttacagcccaccttaatctcacatgggttccatctaggccccgtgtgcagtgtgcaacccagacggggcccatgtttaacccctcatggtcacatcactgaccctggagcacatccatatgtggggccgaAGGACAAAACTGTCTGGGCTACCCATGCAGGCCCCACATAGGCATGTTAGCTGGGCTGCAtttgggttcttcaagggttctttagtaaaggctgTGTTCCTACATAGAGCCATAAAAACTTAAAGCACCTGATTAAATGGGTCTCTTGAGTTAGAACTcttgtatatggttctttaaataacattttcaccatcatcaccatcccatatggtgggtttggataaTTAATACAGTATAACATTTCCTACATTtcctgtttttgtatttttcgaCTCTTGTAATGCAGCAGAAAATTGTAAAACAGCGATTTCAGCTGTTTCCAATTTCTACTGTCTGAAATTTTATTATGACCTGATTAAATAAAGACATAATTTTAGAATTGCACATAAAATGGTTAGTATTGAAGCTGTGCTAGAAATAGAACTGACATTATTGGACCACTAGAGGGCACCAAAtgcaaaaacacagagaaagcCTCTGCAGGTTGGGCCTTTAGACTTCATTGCCCGGTCCCAAATCGCCCAGAACCAGTTTGTGAGGGCTCTGGGCTGCCATTCTATCCACTCTGGTGGGTCCTCATTTCTTCATCCTCTCATCCTTCCTTCCAGCTCTCTTAACTCAAAGACTGGTTATACTGTTAATACAGGCTCTAAGCCTTTATGCTGATAACATCAATACTAAAACACCAGGAACCAATAAAAACCTTAGGCTActtaattacattataaacAGAACCTCCAGTAATGAAAACTGCAGTTAACCCACTTATAGGGATTAGAGCTAGTCTCTGTGTCATGCTGACACTTACATATACACTGCAGGTGAGCACAACAGGCTGGACAGGTCTACATACTTTCATTCAGGTGAGTTTTTACTAGAAAAAAGGCGGGGCTTgttatggtgttttttttttcacctgtttTCAGGTTAATCTAATGTACAGTGAGTTGCTGCGTTAGAACCTCAtccatagtgtgtgtgtgtgtgtgtgtgtgtgtgcgtgtgtgaggaCTTCTAGCCAATCATAATATAGATGGGTGTTTGTGGTGTCACTTTTTAaactttattacattttaaacatttattttaaagtttGAACCACCTCTGCTCTGCCTGTTTACCTTCATTTagcctttttattatttatttatttatttatatttatttgcttatttatcATTGTATATATCATTATTGTTAGTTCAGTTGTATTGTGACTATTTTATGATTGCACTAATTTTAGTCAGTTTAGCTCCTGTTTTAATTGTATATTTTTGTGGTTGTTATTGAAGTTATTTTTAGTTCATTaaagttattaaaaatatttagttatttaaatattattttaacttaatttgtattttttaagtgACTGGTATATTCACCCTTTTaacttttatatgtatataaaaactaccccttttttttacaaatatataattacattgtatttttttatttttatatcttctaattcaatttatttttctttttttactaatcaaatcttctctctcttttcgtGACTGTTTTCTTATATTGTTTAAATCTCTTAactttcatttattaaatatattttattttctatatttgtattattattgtatattatattatatattatataatatattaataatatattctatattattgtattataacCTTGTTTACTGTGCACTATTGGCTACATTAAAAGTAAGGGTCACACTCGATGTATTTCCGAGTGAAACAAATAATGACTGATTGATAATCAGCCAATCCTGGCGCAGGAGGCGGGATCAgacggaatacgggtgggaaaacCCTCATCAAGCATCCTCTCTGACGGGGAAGGTTTGACGTGATTGGCTGGTGGAAAGACGAGTTTGGTGAGTGGAGTGAGCTCCTGTTGTCACACAGCAGTTGTAGAGCAGCCTGAGAGGAGGATAGATGGTGAGCTGGTGTTTAAAGCTTggtgaagtgtgtttggctgagAACTGTAAGATAAATGAATGTGATTGATCTGAACCCACCTGTTTCAGGAGGCAGGAGAGGTGAAAGGTGGAGAGCAGGATGAAGCTGTTGCCTCTGGGGAGAGAAGGCCGGTGAGTGTCTGCATAAACATGGTGCAGGGTGGTGTGATTACCTGTAGTCTTTAGTTTAGGGCTGGGTGAAATGGTAAAGAATCATTatttcatgatatttaaagatattttttatGATTTACAACATTACTGCAGTAATAGAACATAGTATATAGAACATAGTGGAACATAGTATATAGAGCATATAGAACatagtggttagagctccgggctattaatgactgggttgtgggttcgagacccgggctcggcaactgccactgttgggcccttgagcatggCCTTTcgccctctctctgctctccgggtgccgcagcaatggctgcccattgctctgtgtgtgtgtgtgtgtgtgtgtgtgtgtgtgtgtgtgtgtgtgtgtgtgttgaaggcGGAGgctaaattccatctgtgtccaacactaatggtagATATAGTTAAcattgtcttatttaaacctatACAGGGTTGTTCACAGCGC belongs to Salminus brasiliensis chromosome 24, fSalBra1.hap2, whole genome shotgun sequence and includes:
- the LOC140546690 gene encoding apolipoprotein L3-like, with product MFSTEVPPDESLIEFFTSAFDGNIYELRDLVNQLSEITDRVERIHRNTTIGSLTGGVIGAAGGITSIVGLILVPFTLGASLIVTGVGIGVAVAGGVTGAGANITDMVHQKTSREEIETILEEFQSRLSPIIKSLQDIKLRLDEIQRDGLTDPSTQRAQIGFGVGRGAGYAAEFVRLINFVEIGKVAAQVSRTMRAAGAITGVFSGVFLLMDIVFIVKDAKELYEIDKDQKDGSGNSAISQFIQKMKETVDHLNQTLDKLKEA